A portion of the Moraxella ovis genome contains these proteins:
- a CDS encoding tetratricopeptide repeat protein, which yields MNLLFWTCKHLIKKSRPASSLGVMHIKKTNKKRLALFLCFTLLMSHMHSAQAGVFDPLLKIILPFYKSDEDNKHPTTQDTHSDIAEDDEPVQLADDGNDEYYEPNAADLPSVLFDDTLLADNSELMLGAPDLYALLSAEFSADRGDVETALAIYKAESFKENATAVFERALSLSIEYDTPAESLAFAAAWQAKNPDHTPAWFYVTHLALKARDYNQAVQMLAMILEYDSKADLSLIFGSIFPNNPVDQRELFYALQNIDSINASVAVLRAGLLMRLDEYDASLLYINDALKAEPKNLAFINLKLDILSAANRTDDLWKFLHAKRRLLPKETSLYLYEIRHFINMGNLKDAWQLLLTAHKNTQDPDVILLSGLVGIDIGEYQKAVELLTPLTKNTDFASQAHYYLGIANERLGDLARARYHYERVKNDDFVLDARTKVVGFYLLDNNVSAAMSTLVRLRDEYEIYAADSYILQAEIHLRQGDIQSARDILMTANRQYPDNDRLLFTSYRLLEDDLDDTEKRLIINHLLSLDKHNPNYQLASAKLALIQNPNDEQALATAQSISTIRADDPLYDKDLQLEALIVLSENALVKGDYKTIINLLQAPYDVSLDLDAGILLLRAYQGLGDDDTVQRLLTELQNKYNLNQDSEAPTSTDTQSY from the coding sequence ATGAACCTTTTATTTTGGACTTGCAAACACCTCATCAAAAAGAGTCGCCCTGCGTCCTCTTTAGGTGTCATGCACATCAAAAAAACCAACAAAAAACGACTGGCGTTATTTCTGTGCTTTACCCTATTGATGTCGCACATGCATTCTGCACAGGCAGGCGTATTTGACCCATTATTAAAGATAATACTCCCTTTCTATAAAAGCGACGAAGACAATAAACACCCAACCACCCAAGACACTCACTCTGATATCGCCGAAGATGACGAGCCAGTACAGCTTGCTGACGATGGCAATGATGAGTATTACGAGCCAAATGCTGCCGATCTGCCCAGCGTTCTATTTGATGACACGCTACTGGCTGACAACAGCGAGCTGATGCTTGGCGCGCCTGATTTATATGCGCTGTTATCCGCTGAATTCTCAGCTGATCGTGGTGATGTCGAGACGGCACTTGCCATCTATAAGGCAGAGTCTTTTAAGGAGAATGCGACGGCTGTCTTTGAGCGTGCGCTTAGCCTATCTATCGAATACGACACGCCTGCTGAGTCACTTGCTTTTGCTGCCGCATGGCAAGCCAAAAACCCAGATCACACCCCTGCATGGTTCTACGTCACACATCTGGCATTAAAAGCGCGCGACTACAATCAAGCGGTGCAGATGCTCGCGATGATATTGGAATATGATTCCAAAGCGGATCTGTCACTGATTTTTGGCAGTATTTTCCCGAACAACCCTGTCGATCAGCGCGAATTATTCTACGCACTACAGAACATCGACAGCATCAATGCATCGGTTGCGGTACTGCGCGCAGGCCTGCTCATGCGCTTAGATGAATATGATGCATCACTACTGTACATCAACGATGCACTAAAAGCCGAACCCAAGAATCTTGCATTCATCAACCTAAAGCTAGACATTCTAAGCGCCGCGAATCGCACGGATGATCTGTGGAAATTCTTACACGCCAAGCGCCGCCTACTGCCCAAAGAGACTTCCTTATATCTCTATGAAATTCGCCATTTCATCAATATGGGCAACCTAAAAGACGCATGGCAACTTCTATTGACTGCGCACAAAAACACCCAAGACCCCGACGTGATACTATTGTCAGGCTTGGTCGGGATTGATATTGGCGAATATCAAAAGGCGGTAGAATTATTAACCCCGCTCACCAAAAATACTGACTTTGCCAGTCAGGCGCATTATTATCTAGGTATTGCTAATGAGAGATTGGGCGATTTGGCGCGCGCCAGATACCATTATGAACGTGTAAAAAATGACGATTTTGTGCTGGACGCACGCACCAAGGTCGTAGGATTCTACCTGCTTGATAATAATGTCTCAGCCGCGATGTCCACCTTAGTGCGCCTGCGCGACGAATACGAAATCTATGCTGCCGACAGTTATATTCTGCAAGCCGAAATTCACCTGCGCCAAGGCGATATTCAGTCTGCCAGAGACATACTTATGACCGCCAATCGTCAATACCCTGACAATGACAGGCTGCTGTTTACCAGTTATCGGCTGTTAGAAGATGATCTGGATGATACCGAGAAACGTCTCATCATCAATCATCTGCTAAGCCTAGATAAGCATAACCCAAATTATCAGCTCGCCTCAGCAAAGTTAGCACTCATACAGAACCCTAATGATGAGCAGGCGCTGGCCACCGCGCAGAGCATCAGTACTATTCGCGCTGATGACCCACTGTATGATAAGGATCTACAGCTAGAGGCGTTGATCGTACTGAGCGAGAACGCACTTGTCAAAGGTGATTACAAAACCATCATCAACTTACTACAGGCACCCTATGACGTCTCACTTGACTTAGATGCGGGCATCTTACTGCTTCGCGCTTATCAAGGCTTAGGTGATGATGACACAGTACAGCGACTACTCACAGAGCTTCAGAACAAGTATAATTTGAATCAAGACAGTGAAGCGCCAACCAGCACCGACACTCAAAGCTATTAA
- a CDS encoding outer membrane lipoprotein LolB, whose protein sequence is MNTKILLAAAAVAALAGCQTLPKTQPTPTQTINAPIKFSIGGKIGITSVSAEGNQSGTAFYAWTQDAGRFAIDLTGALGIGATSISFDGRTATLTSERTGEISASTPEELLLRTTGWQAPISQLPYWIVGRAAPSDSDHSRDGAGRLLSATNGDWTANFEYKGSIPNRLRITHTDGHRVVMTMAHMQ, encoded by the coding sequence ATGAATACCAAAATTCTTCTTGCCGCCGCTGCAGTTGCTGCATTAGCCGGCTGTCAAACACTGCCAAAGACACAACCTACACCGACTCAGACCATCAATGCACCGATTAAATTTAGCATTGGTGGCAAGATTGGCATCACCAGCGTATCTGCTGAAGGTAATCAATCCGGCACCGCATTTTATGCTTGGACGCAGGATGCTGGACGTTTCGCCATCGACCTGACAGGCGCGCTTGGTATTGGTGCTACATCGATCAGTTTTGATGGCAGAACTGCCACGCTGACCAGTGAACGCACAGGCGAGATCAGTGCATCAACCCCAGAAGAGCTGCTTCTGCGCACCACAGGTTGGCAAGCGCCGATCAGTCAGCTGCCTTATTGGATCGTTGGGCGCGCTGCTCCTAGCGACAGCGATCACAGCCGCGATGGTGCAGGACGTCTGCTTAGCGCGACCAATGGCGACTGGACAGCGAATTTTGAATATAAAGGCAGCATACCAAACCGCCTACGCATCACTCACACCGATGGTCATCGCGTGGTGATGACGATGGCTCATATGCAATGA
- the hemA gene encoding glutamyl-tRNA reductase produces the protein MKLAVVGVNHKTAPVELREKLSFGQDLSCAIDELKAITDGSVIVSTCNRSEIYVKLPDDAVYDDELEISDAAQRVRAWLAQFKGLNLDDIAPFLYIYEDNRALNHWLRVAAGLDSMILGEPQILGQIRQAAAQSRESGGMGRGFDWLTQQVFAAARAVRRDTKVGAQAVTLGFATAKLVTQIFDEPSRLTFMLVAAGEMNRLVAHNVAALGMGRIIIANRSKERAENLAAELHEMSKAANRSVQIDLVPLTELGAHIADADVISSCSGSMDALITHGMVKAALKARRHRPMLMVDLAVPRDIEPSVGSFDDVYLYSVDDLQHVIAGNLEERKQAAIEAELMVSQLVLDIEHQMQVQTARTQITAYRQTAENHKERLLNTALARLSDGDDAAEVVKELARTLTQTLTHAPSKLIRHTAQNSEADVLEMVTHALNHAYRD, from the coding sequence ATGAAATTAGCCGTCGTCGGAGTCAATCACAAAACCGCGCCCGTCGAGCTTCGTGAGAAGTTATCGTTCGGGCAGGATTTGTCGTGCGCCATTGATGAGTTAAAGGCGATTACGGACGGCTCTGTCATCGTCTCAACCTGTAACCGCAGTGAGATCTATGTCAAGCTGCCAGATGATGCTGTGTATGATGACGAGCTTGAGATTAGTGATGCAGCCCAGAGAGTTCGAGCTTGGCTTGCACAGTTTAAGGGTCTGAATCTTGACGACATTGCACCATTTCTATACATCTATGAAGACAATCGTGCGCTGAATCACTGGTTGCGTGTCGCGGCTGGGCTAGATTCGATGATTCTGGGCGAACCACAGATTCTAGGGCAGATTCGCCAAGCAGCCGCTCAGTCGCGAGAATCTGGCGGCATGGGGCGCGGGTTTGATTGGCTGACTCAGCAGGTATTTGCTGCAGCGCGTGCGGTGCGCCGAGATACCAAAGTGGGTGCGCAGGCGGTGACGCTTGGCTTTGCCACTGCCAAGCTGGTTACGCAGATTTTTGATGAGCCAAGCCGCTTAACCTTTATGTTGGTGGCGGCAGGCGAGATGAATCGATTAGTTGCGCATAATGTCGCTGCGCTTGGCATGGGGCGCATCATCATCGCCAACCGCAGTAAAGAGCGTGCCGAGAACTTAGCAGCAGAGCTGCATGAGATGTCAAAAGCAGCCAATCGCAGTGTGCAGATTGACCTTGTGCCATTGACTGAATTGGGTGCGCACATCGCCGATGCAGACGTGATCAGTAGCTGTAGCGGTAGCATGGATGCGCTCATTACACATGGCATGGTAAAGGCGGCGCTAAAAGCCCGCCGACATCGTCCCATGCTAATGGTTGATTTGGCGGTGCCAAGAGACATTGAGCCGAGTGTAGGCTCGTTTGATGATGTTTATCTATATTCGGTGGACGACCTGCAACACGTCATCGCAGGCAATCTAGAAGAGCGAAAACAAGCCGCCATCGAGGCTGAACTGATGGTCAGTCAGCTGGTGCTGGATATCGAGCATCAGATGCAGGTGCAGACCGCTCGCACTCAGATCACCGCCTATCGACAAACCGCCGAAAACCATAAAGAGCGCTTACTAAATACCGCCTTAGCTCGCCTATCTGATGGCGATGATGCTGCCGAGGTCGTCAAAGAGCTTGCTCGCACGCTGACGCAGACACTGACCCACGCACCCTCTAAGCTAATCCGCCACACTGCCCAAAACAGCGAAGCTGATGTGCTTGAGATGGTGACGCATGCCCTAAATCACGCTTATCGCGACTAG